GCGGTGCGCGCCGTGCGAGAGATCGAACGACGCCATGCTCCGGTTCGCGGCTACCTCGCCGAGGCAGCGGGGCCATTTGTTCGCGGCACGCCTTATCGGGCCTCTGACCCGGCCTTGCTGTTTTGGGTGCATGCAACCTTGGTGCACACCGCCGCACAAGTGTTCGAGATGTTCGTGCGCCCGCTCACGGCCGCGGAGCTTGCGCGGTATTACGACGAGTCCAAAGTGATTGCCCGGCTGTTTGGTGTGGCCGAATCCGACATCCCGCCGACTTGGCGCCGATTCCAAGACTACTTCGAGCGGATGGTGAAGGGAGAGGAGCTCGCCGTCAGCGAACAGAGTCGGGCCATTGCGCGGGCCATTTTGTGGCCCGAGAGGCCCCTGTGGCTTCGCGGGGTGATGCCGCCGGCGCGCTTATTGTCCATTGGTTTGCTGCCGGAGCCGGTCCGTGCTCGTTACGGTTTTCGCTGGCCCGCGTGGCAGGAACACGCGTTCCGTGCACTGGTCGCCGCGGGGCAGCTCGCTTTGCCTTGGGTGCCCCGCTCTTTGCGGGATTTTCCCCATGCCAGGGAAGGACAAGAGCGGGAGCGGCAGCCGAGCCCGTTGGGCACCCTGCAGCGCAGCAAGTCCGTGGCCGCCTGACGGGGGTTTGCGAGCCCGCATGCGGTTAAACAAAAATTGTTTGCTTGCTTTGAGGGCGGACGTTGCTTAGGCAAGCGGCATGAAGCCGCGCTCCGCCCGCAGATTCCGGCAAATCAAGGACGTGTTTTACGAAACCCGCGTCCTCATGGGGCGAGAGTACACTATCCGCCGCTTTGCGCGCGAGGTGCTGGGTGGAGTAATTGACCCAGTGATGCTCAGTTACATCGAGAGCGGGAAGCGGTTTCCCAGCGAGGCGTTGGTTCGCCGCTTGGCGGCGATTCGCGGCGAAGACCCGCAGCCGCTTCTCGCCTTATTGTGGCGCGACCGGATGCTGTATGCCTTTGGCAAGGAGCTGCGCCGAGTGCTGTCCGCCCCGCGAGAGATCGGCAGTGTTTCCGACGCCGAACTGGCAGTCCGAGTGAGCGAAGCCATCGCGGCGTTGCCGGATGACGGGAGTTGGATTTCGCTCGCTCGGTGGCGCCGGAGTTTTCGCGACGAGGGTAGCAAAAGGGCGGGAAGGCGACGCAGTGGGCAAGTATCCGCGGACTTGGCGGAAAAGGTCGAATCGTTGTTGCGCGAGCGCGGGCTCGTGGAAGTGGCAGGCAGTCGAGTGCGCCGGTTGCACAGGCATTACGTGGCCGAGGATCGAGAGGAGCGTATGGCATTGGCCACCGAATTTTGTGCCTTGTTCGTGCAAGCCTTGATGGACAAGCTCGCCCTAGCGGAAACGGAGGCGGCCGCGGCGACGTATTTGCGCAACCACTTCCTTCACATCGAGATGGATCGGTGGCCGGAGTTTCGCAAGCGACTGGACGACACATTGCGCGCGCTGGCCGAAGAGTTCGCTGCGGACCCGACGCCTGCGACGCGGTTTCTCAATGTGCTCGTGGTTGCGACTACGATGTGAGGGCTTCGATGATGAACGAGCGGCGCGCATGGTGGTTTTTGGGGTTCCTCATTTTGCTTCCGATCGGGTGCGGCGGCGGCAGCGGTTCTAGTGGGTTCGACGCGCGCGCTCTCGAGGAGCAGGCAATTGCCCGAGCGCTGCGCGAGCAAAGCTGCATACGTTTACAAGCGACAGGTCAGGTCATTTGCCCCCTGGGCGCACAGAGCCCAGCGAACGCGACGGGCGAAGTGGTGGTGCGGGCGCCCATGGGAGCTGCGCTCACGTGCGTACAGGGCGCTGCGGATTGCAGCTTGGTTTTTGTGCTCGACGTCGGGCCTCTGGCTTCAGGGTACAGCGTTGGCATCGCTGTGCGCCGGCCGGACCAGGTTCGACCATGGCATGTGGTGTTAGAACCTCGCATGCTCGTCGCTGCGGGTCAGGTCGAACTCGAGGCGGAGATTTCAGCAAGCGAAGTGCTGAGTGAGGGTGGGCCAGTACCGCTACAGGTTGCGGTGCTTCTGTTTGCCGGGCCACCGCCGGCGGTGCCCGAACGTGTAGGTGCGCTCGCGGAGACGGGCGCGGAGATTGTTTTCGTAGGAGCGCCATTGCTGCCGGCACCCGCGGGGTTTGTATCCGAGAGTTCGGATGGGAGCGATCGCGGTTCCGGGCGGTAGCGTTGGTGTACGCCGGGCCCCGAGGCGCGTGGCTTGGCTATACGGGTTGCGATTGCATCCAGTGGCGACGAAGCCGATTGGGCGGGAGGTGCCCGGTGGGCAAACACTCGGCAAGTTGCTCGGTGGGCGGGCGAGCCTGTGGGGGCTCCTCGCTCACCAAGGGTGAGGGTTACGGGCGGGGCTGTTGCTGGGTGACACAGTGGATTGCGCCGAGACCCCAGATGAGCTCGCGGCAGCCGATACCGATTACGCGGCGATCGGGGAACAACTCTTGAAGAGTCGCGAGCGCGTATCGGTCTTGAGGCACGCCGAAAGTGGGCACGAGTACTGCGGCGTTGGCGATGTAAAAATTGGCGTAACTGGCCGGGAGTTGTTGCCCTTCGAAAAACACGGGGTCGGGCAGGGGGAGCGGGATAACGTGTAGAGGCCGCCCGTCCTGATCTCGCATCCGTTGCAAGCGCTGCATGTTGTCCGCGAGAGCAGGATAGTCGGGCGCAGAACGGTCCTCGGTCCACACGGCGACCACCTGGTGGGGCGAGACGAATCGCGCGAGGTCGTCCACGTGACCATCCGTATCGTCGCCCACGATGCCATCGCCAAGCCACAAGATGTGGCGAACCCCGAGAAAGTCGCGCAACCGCCGCTCGATTTCGTCGCGCGTCAGCTCTGGGTTGCGATTGGGATTCAAAAGGCAAGCTTCAGTGGTCAGGAGACTTCCGCAGCCATTGACGTCAATGGACCCTCCTTCGAGTACCATCCCGGGCCGCGCAAGTGGTAGATGCAGCGCTTCCGCGATACGTCCCGGCACCGCATCGTCCAAATCCCACGGGGGGTACTTTCCGCCCCATGCGTTGTAATCCCAGTCCACAATGGCGGTTCGTTTCTCCCGCCGATGCACAACAAAGGTCGGTCCGTGGTCTCGTATCCAGGCATCGTTCGTGGGGATGTGAAAAAACCGCACGCGTTGGAGTGGCACGTTGCCTTCGACGAGTGTGCGCCGCGCTTGCTCCTCCATCGCGGAGTCGGCAACGAGGATCCGCACCTCTTCGCCGGGAACAAGAGCCCGGACGATTTCTGCCCACACGGGCGGTATGGCTTCGAACAGCCCCGGCCACGACTCTTCCTTGTGCGGCCACGCGAGCCATGTGGCCTCGTGAGGCTCCCACTCCGCGGGCATATGATAGCCCGAGCACCCTGGTGGAACAGACAACAACGGAGTCACGATCAGAGAAACTCGTCGCCCCTGTATCGCTTCAAGAGGCCGTCGTAGGCGTCAATGCGACGGTCGCGCAAGAAAGGCCAATGTCGTCGGGTCTCTTCGATTGCCTGGCGGTTACACTCGAACAGGAGCACCTCCTCCTGTTCGTGGGAAGCTTGGCTCAGGACACGGCCAAACGGGTCGCACGCAAAGGAACCGCCCCAGAACTCGAGGTTGTCTTCCGTACCGACGCGATTGCAGGCAGCCACGAACAATCCGTTCGCGATGGCATGGGCTCGCTGGATGGTTTGCCATGCGGAGTATTGATCGGCGCCGTGTTCGCGCTTTTCCTGCGGGTGCCAACCGATGGCTGTCGGGTACAGGAGCAACTCGGCACCGCTCAATGCGGCTAGCCGGGCGGCTTCTGGAAACCACTGATCCCAGCAAACCAACACGCTGATGTTCCAGTCCGATACGGTGAAGACCCGCACTCCGAGGTCTCCAGGCGTAAAGTAGTACTTCTCGAAGTACAAAGGATCGTGCGGGATGTGCAGCTTGCGGTACACGCCGGCAAGCGTGCCATCGGCATGTAGGACCACCGCCGTGTTGTGGTAAAGGCCGGCTGCTCTGCGCTCGAAGACCGAACCGATCACAGCCACTTGCGCGGCAGCGGCGGCACGAGCCAGCGCATCGGTCGTGGGGCCGGGAATGGATTCGGCGAGATCGAACAATTCGGGCACTTCGCGCTGGCAGAAGTACCGAGTCCGAAACAGCTCTGGAAGGCAAACCACGTGGGCCCCTCGGCCCGCAGCTTGGCGAACCAGTTCCACCGCCCGGCGGAGATTTTCCCCCGGGGCCTCGCTACAGCGCATTTGCGCCAGCGCTACGCGAAGCTCCGTCCCCTTGGGTATTGCCATGGAGCGAAGCGATTAAGCAGGCACAGCGCGGAATGCAAGGAGAGCCTGCGTGCGTGCGAAAGAACGACGAGAGGCCCAGTGCAAGCCCTTGCGGGCATCTGACCTCACACTTCGAGCCGATTCCGGCGCGGGCGTTCGTCGAAGCTGATCTTCCCGGGTCCACGCGCAACCAGCCCCAGGAGCCCGCCCAGAATGGCCAGGTTTTTGAGGAATTGGATGGTCTGGTCTTCGGGATGCTGGACGACCAGATTTGTGTGATACACAACCGTGACGACAAGCAACCAAGCGACAAGAACAGTAGCCGCCGCCCGTGTGCGCACGCCGATTGCGATCGCTAGCCCCCCCAACACTTCGATGAGAATCGTTGCGATGAGCGCTGCCTCGGGCAATGGAACCCGGTGTTGTGCCATGCCTTCAGCCACTTTCGTAAAGTTCGGTATTTTGTTGAGCCCGGCCAGGATAAAGATCAACGCCAACAGCACCCGTCCCAACAGCTCTATGATTGCCATGGGCCACCTCCGTTCCGTTTCATCCGCAGCTCCGCCAACTTGCTCCGATTTGGGCTGCATTGCAACCAAAGGGCGCGGTCAGCCTTGCCCGCCTTCGGATGCGATGCTGAAGATTGGGGCGGGACGAATCGAGGGATTGTTCATGGCCTGGCGTCGGTACCGCGGCTGGCTCGTGCGTTGGATGTGGATCTTGTACGCCCTTGCGTCCGCAAGTGCAGCGGCTCGGGCGCAATTGCCGGATGGTGCCGCCGCAATCGTCAACGGCGTTGCGATCTCGCGCAAGGCCGTGCGCGAAATCGTCATGGGAATTGCCTCGCTCCAAGGTGAGGAAGAGCACCGCACG
This genomic interval from Candidatus Binatia bacterium contains the following:
- a CDS encoding agmatine deiminase, which encodes MPAEWEPHEATWLAWPHKEESWPGLFEAIPPVWAEIVRALVPGEEVRILVADSAMEEQARRTLVEGNVPLQRVRFFHIPTNDAWIRDHGPTFVVHRREKRTAIVDWDYNAWGGKYPPWDLDDAVPGRIAEALHLPLARPGMVLEGGSIDVNGCGSLLTTEACLLNPNRNPELTRDEIERRLRDFLGVRHILWLGDGIVGDDTDGHVDDLARFVSPHQVVAVWTEDRSAPDYPALADNMQRLQRMRDQDGRPLHVIPLPLPDPVFFEGQQLPASYANFYIANAAVLVPTFGVPQDRYALATLQELFPDRRVIGIGCRELIWGLGAIHCVTQQQPRP
- a CDS encoding apolipoprotein acyltransferase, with protein sequence MAIPKGTELRVALAQMRCSEAPGENLRRAVELVRQAAGRGAHVVCLPELFRTRYFCQREVPELFDLAESIPGPTTDALARAAAAAQVAVIGSVFERRAAGLYHNTAVVLHADGTLAGVYRKLHIPHDPLYFEKYYFTPGDLGVRVFTVSDWNISVLVCWDQWFPEAARLAALSGAELLLYPTAIGWHPQEKREHGADQYSAWQTIQRAHAIANGLFVAACNRVGTEDNLEFWGGSFACDPFGRVLSQASHEQEEVLLFECNRQAIEETRRHWPFLRDRRIDAYDGLLKRYRGDEFL
- a CDS encoding membrane protein, translating into MAIIELLGRVLLALIFILAGLNKIPNFTKVAEGMAQHRVPLPEAALIATILIEVLGGLAIAIGVRTRAAATVLVAWLLVVTVVYHTNLVVQHPEDQTIQFLKNLAILGGLLGLVARGPGKISFDERPRRNRLEV